Proteins found in one Coffea eugenioides isolate CCC68of chromosome 5, Ceug_1.0, whole genome shotgun sequence genomic segment:
- the LOC113772172 gene encoding 50S ribosomal protein L24, chloroplastic, producing MAALQSSFTSLSLSSNSFLGQRFSVPLCPPQVVPTENPRSISAKLKRWERKDCKPNSLPVLHKMHVKVGDTVKVISGRDKGKTGEITEIFKHNSTIKVREINLKTKHVKSRGEDEPGQIIKIEAPIHSSNVMLYSKEQNVASRVGHKTLDNGKHVRYLIKTGEIIDSAENWKRVIKEKKEEKTEAVAAS from the exons ATGGCAGCTCTACAGAGCTCCTTCacttctctttctctctcctccAACAGTTTTCTCGGCCAACGCTTCTCCGTCCCTCTCTGCCCACCTCAA GTTGTGCCCACAGAGAATCCCCGTTCTATCTCAGCAAAG CTCAAGCGATGGGAGCGCAAAGATTGCAAGCCAAACAGCCTTCCGGTGCTACATAAGATGCATGTTAAGGTCGGAGATACAGTAAAAGTCATATCTGGACGGGACAAAGGTAAAACTGGAGAAATCACTGAGATATTTAAGCATAACAGTACCATTAAAGTGAGAGAAATCAACTTGAAGACCAAGCATGTGAAGAGTAGGGGGGAGGATGAACCAGGTCAAATTATAAAG ATAGAAGCACCCATTCACAGTTCAAACGTGATGCTATATTCCAAGGAACAAAATGTAGCGAGCCGTGTAGGTCATAAAACCTTAGACAACGGAAAGCACGTCCGGTACCTCATCAAGACTGGAGAAATAATTGACAGCGCAGAGAACTGGAAGAGAGTGATCAAGGAGAAGAAAGAGGAGAAAACAGAAGCAGTTGCTGCCTCTTAG
- the LOC113772086 gene encoding putative anthocyanidin reductase, which produces MEDIAARDEGRSQEESPVTYCVTGASGYIGSWLVKSLLQRGYRVHATVRSPEKSLNLLKEWDGGERLRIFKADLQEDGSFDAAVRGCSGLFHVAASMQFEVPVEENVDSYVQTNVIEPAIKGTLNVLKACSRTNSVRRVVFTSSISTMTAKDSSENWRDLVDESCKVPINRVWKHKPTGWVYALTKILTEEAAFQFAHENGIDLRSVITATVAGPFLTSTVPTSIRVLLSPITGDPQLLPILVGVNSRMGSIALVHIEDICNAHIFVMEDARAEGRYMCCSRSCGMAELVDYLMEEYPCSNLQRLVKAKNESIPAEISSKKLTDLGFSFKYDVQDIIQQAVEKCIACGFRL; this is translated from the exons ATGGAAGATATAGCAGCAAGAGACGAGGGGAGGAGCCAAGAAGAAAGCCCCGTCACATACTGTGTGACCGGAGCATCGGGTTACATTGGGTCATGGCTGGTGAAATCCCTCCTTCAAAGAGGCTACCGGGTTCACGCCACTGTCCGCAGCCCTG AGAAATCACTGAATCTTTTAAAAGAGTGGGATGGAGGAGAGCGGTTGAGAATCTTCAAAGCAGATCTACAGGAAGATGGGAGCTTTGATGCTGCTGTGAGAGGTTGCAGTGGCTTATTCCATGTTGCTGCTTCGATGCAATTTGAGGTTCCAGTGGAAGAGAATGTTG ACAGTTATGTCCAGACAAatgtcattgaacctgcaattaAAGGAACCTTGAATGTGCTCAAAGCTTGCTCAAGAACGAATTCTGTGAGAAGGGTTGTTTTTACATCATCAATAAGTACTATGACTGCCAAAGACAGCTCAGAGAACTGGAGAGATCTTGTTGATGAATCCTGCAAGGTTCCTATTAATCGTGTCTGGAAACACAAACCAACCGGATGG GTCTATGCATTGACAAAGATTCTGACAGAGGAAGCAGCCTTCCAATTTGCACAtgaaaatggaattgacttaagGTCTGTGATAACTGCGACTGTTGCTGGTCCGTTCCTCACTTCAACAGTTCCAACAAGCATCCGAGTTCTCTTGTCACCAATTACAG GTGACCCTCAACTATTACCAATTCTAGTTGGTGTAAACTCTAGAATGGGTTCGATTGCTTTAGTTCACATTGAAGATATATGCAATGCCCATATTTTCGTCATGGAGGATGCTAGAGCAGAAGGTCGATATATGTGCTGCTCACGTAGTTGTGGAATGGCTGAACTTGTTGATTACCTCATGGAGGAGTATCCTTGCTCTAATTTGCAGAG GCTTGTAAAGGCTAAGAATGAGTCCATTCCAGCAGAAATTTCTTCGAAGAAGTTGACAGATTTGGGGTTCAGCTTCAAGTATGATGTGCAGGATATAATACAGCAAGCTGTTGAGAAATGTATTGCCTGTGGATTTAGACTCTAA
- the LOC113772239 gene encoding uncharacterized protein LOC113772239, whose translation MKEGKSMPTVWFSLKKSLHCKSEPSDVHDPKSRKHLSAILTKKAGRSGCSRSIANLKDVIHGSKRHMEKPPSCSPRSIGSSEFLNPITHEVILSNSRCELKITSFGGYPEGFGGGGGNCSENGGGSTFVGTLRPGTPGPGGHPTMHYFNPSYRYPATPPRKTTALLTEREACGFAGSGFPPKPRASLEMDGNGTSSVTCHKCGEQFGKFEALEAHHLSKHAVTELAEGDSSRKIVEIICRSSWLKSESHCGRIEKVLKVHNMQKTLARFEEYREMVKVKASKLPKKHPRCLADGNELLRFYGTTIACSLGMNGASSLCASDKCCVCRIIRNGFSTKKELKGGIGVFTTSTSGRAFESIEIFEVGRKAVCRVIAGRVHRPLENMQEMIGQTGFDSLAGKVGLYSNIEELYLLNPRALLPCFVVICKT comes from the exons ATGAAGGAGGGGAAGAGTATGCCAACAGTATGGTTTTCCTTGAAGAAGTCTTTACACTGCAAATCAGAGCCATCTGATGTTCATGATCCAAAATCGAGGAAGCACTTGAGTGCTATATTGACTAAGAAAGCAGGCAGGTCTGGTTGTTCTAGGTCTATAGCAAATCTTAAAGATGTTATTCATGGAAGCAAGAGGCACATGGAGAAACCCCCTAGCTGCAGTCCAAGATCCATAGGAAGCAGTGAATTTCTCAACCCAATAACCCATGAAGTGATTCTTAGTAATTCAAGATGTGAGCTCAAAATCACAAGCTTTGGAGGGTACCCAGAAGGTTTTGGTGGCGGTGGTGGTAACTGCAGTGAAAATGGTGGTGGCTCAACTTTTGTTGGCACTTTAAGGCCCGGCACACCTGGGCCTGGAGGGCACCCTACAATGCACTATTTTAATCCTTCATATAGGTATCCAGCAACTCCTCCTAGGAAAACGACTGCCCTTCTGACAGAGAGGGAAGCCTGTGGGTTTGCGGGAAGTGGTTTTCCTCCAAAACCAAGGGCTTCCCTTGAGATGGATGGTAATGGAACTTCTTCTGTTACATGTCACAAGTGTGGAGAGCAATTTGGGAAGTTTGAAGCTCTTGAAGCACATCATTTATCCAAACATGCTG TAACTGAACTTGCGGAAGGTGATTCATCAAGGAAAATTGTGGAAATAATTTGTCGGTCGAGCTGGCTAAAATCCGAGAGCCATTGTGGTCGAATTGAAAAAGTTTTGAAAGTTCACAACATGCAGAAAACTCTGGCTCGGTTTGAAGAATACAGAGAGATGGTAAAGGTCAAGGCCAGTAAGCTCCCAAAGAAACATCCTCGGTGTCTTGCAGATGGTAATGAACTTTTAAGGTTTTATGGTACAACAATTGCGTGCTCTCTTGGCATGAATGGAGCCTCCAGTCTTTGTGCATCTGATAAGTGCTGTGTGTGTCGAATAATAAGAAATGGCTTTTCTACCAAGAAGGAACTTAAAGGTGGAATTGGTGTTTTCACAACTTCTACTAGTGGAAGAGCTTTTGAATCGATAGAAATCTTTGAAGTTGGAAGAAAAGCAGTCTGCAGAGTAATAGCAGGGAGAGTGCATAGGCCTCTGGAGAACATGCAAGAAATGATTGGCCAGACGGGGTTCGATTCATTGGCTGGGAAAGTAGGCCTTTATTCCAACATAGAGGAACTGTATCTGCTCAATCCTAGAGCTCTTCTTCCTTGCTTTGTAGTGATTTGTAAAACCTGA
- the LOC113770043 gene encoding histone H2A.6, whose translation MAGRGKTLGSGAAKKAQSRSSKAGLQFPVGRIARFLKAGKYAERVGAGAPVYLAAVLEYLAAEVLELAGNAARDNKKTRIVPRHIQLAVRNDEELSKLLGDVTIANGGVMPNIHNLLLPKKTGTSSKPAEDD comes from the exons ATGGCGGGCCGTGGAAAAACTCTAGGTTCCGGAGCTGCGAAGAAGGCCCAGTCGAGGAGCAGCAAGGCCGGGCTTCAGTTTCCCGTTGGTCGTATCGCCCGGTTCCTTAAGGCCGGAAAATATGCCGAGCGTGTTGGTGCCGGAGCTCCCGTCTACCTCGCTGCCGTGCTTGAGTACCTTGCTGCTGAG GTGCTTGAGTTGGCTGGAAACGCAGCAAGGGACAACAAGAAGACCAGAATTGTGCCAAGGCATATTCAGTTGGCTGTGAGGAACGATGAGGAGTTGAGCAAGCTTCTTGGGGATGTGACCATTGCTAATGGTGGAGTGATGCCAAACATTCACAACCTTTTGCTTCCAAAGAAGACTGGAACCTCCTCCAAGCCGGCAGAGGATGACTAG